The proteins below are encoded in one region of Hordeum vulgare subsp. vulgare chromosome 3H, MorexV3_pseudomolecules_assembly, whole genome shotgun sequence:
- the LOC123441505 gene encoding uncharacterized protein LOC123441505: protein MRCAMLLLLVFAAARTAVVLTDEAPEVLIGSTNATWAKGQAYIRELEEVKLLKNLSHPNIVVFDDISAKPSGRGWERCGTSTWLWNYIALHYSEISPEIKVLEPSSAAIVDVVSMMSGRCGGMGATSQPCQSTTAELSYNTMCISYYLMKLVTNMVCVSYYSQSSNVVMWSLHIINLWCVHLYQVFRVHRSPGVHISKVKMVQCITVFGSYTKTGQDCLVDGRNYCKVPSTSLSMVWIASNMAKAHVGVAPIKLYNGHNLQDIEVKDNLLLPATLHTMDCTNNSSPRERLPS from the exons ATGCGTTGTGCCATGCTGCTCCTGCTGGTCTTCGCGGCGGCGCGCACCGCCGTCGTCCTCACCGACG AGGCCCCCGAG GTTCTGATCGGGAGCACCAACGCGACCtgggcgaaaggccaa GCGTATATAAGAGAACTTGAGGAAGTGAAGCTCCTCAAGAACCTTTCACACCCCAACATTGTG GTATTTGATGATATTTCTGCAA AGCCTTCGGGCAGAGGATGGGAGCGGTGTGGTACATCCACCTGGTTGTGGAATTACATTGCGCTCCACTACTCTGAAATTAGTCCAGAGATCAAG GTTTTAGAACCATCGTCTGCCGCCATCGTCGACGTGGTTTCCATGATGTCGGGAAGGTGCGGGGGCATGGGAGCTACTTCTCAGCCTTGCCAGTCGACGACGGCAGAGTTAAGTTACAACACTATGTGTATTTCTTATTATCTCATGAAACTTGTGACCAACATGGTATGTGTTTCATATTATTCTCAATCTTCAAATGTTGTGATGTGGTCTTTGCACATCATTAACCTTTGGTGCGTTCATTTGTATCAAGTGTTTAGAGTTCATAGAAGCCCGGGGGTGCACATTTCCAAG GTGAAAATGGTGCAGTGTATCACAGTTTTTGGAAGTTACACAAAGACGGGACAAGATTGTTTAGTGGATGGCCGAAATTATTGT AAGGTACCATCTACAAGCTTGAGTATGGTGTGGATAGCTTCAAACAT GGCCAAGGCCCATGTTGGTGTGGCCCCAATCAAGTTGTACAACG GACACAATTTGCAGGATATTGAAGTAAAGGACAACTTATTGCTCCCCGCCACTCTACACACCATGGATTGCACTAACAACTCATCCCCACGTGAAAGACTCCCTAGCTAG